In Anaeromusa acidaminophila DSM 3853, a single window of DNA contains:
- a CDS encoding metal ABC transporter ATP-binding protein, whose amino-acid sequence MIRIEHVSFSYEADAVLNDVSIAVGSGEFVALVGPNGGGKTTLIRLLAGLCQPSAGGIYIDGKNPCDFLKNGTLAYVPQQYSQNVSGFPMTVKELLQLLPQRRRTAKEVLQIVGLEGLEGKRLEALSGGQLQRVLIARALLTAPKVLLLDEPTSGVDYEASTQIYQLLQKLCRQEGMTVVMVSHDVDNAARWTSRVACINKGLCFYGTNEEFASTHIQERHLWYYTG is encoded by the coding sequence ATGATTCGAATTGAACATGTTTCTTTTTCCTATGAAGCCGATGCGGTATTGAACGATGTATCTATTGCGGTGGGCAGTGGTGAATTTGTTGCGTTAGTTGGACCTAATGGCGGCGGAAAGACAACCTTAATCCGCTTATTAGCGGGATTATGTCAGCCCAGTGCAGGCGGTATTTATATTGACGGAAAGAATCCATGCGATTTTTTAAAAAACGGTACATTAGCCTATGTGCCGCAACAGTATAGCCAAAATGTTTCCGGCTTTCCGATGACGGTGAAAGAGCTTTTGCAGTTGTTGCCGCAGCGGCGGCGGACAGCCAAAGAAGTTCTGCAGATTGTAGGCTTGGAGGGGCTGGAAGGCAAGCGTTTAGAGGCGTTGTCCGGAGGACAGCTGCAGCGGGTGCTGATTGCAAGGGCTCTTTTGACAGCGCCGAAAGTGCTGTTGTTGGATGAACCTACAAGCGGTGTTGATTATGAGGCAAGTACGCAAATTTATCAATTGTTGCAAAAGCTTTGCCGCCAAGAAGGCATGACGGTTGTGATGGTTTCTCATGATGTTGACAATGCGGCCCGCTGGACCAGCAGGGTAGCTTGTATCAATAAAGGACTGTGCTTTTATGGCACGAACGAGGAATTTGCTTCCACGCATATTCAGGAGCGCCATCTTTGGTATTATACAGGTTGA
- a CDS encoding metal ABC transporter permease encodes MEAFSYDFMQRALAAGLVIALLCPLIGFFVVVRRQSLIGDGLGHLAFAGVTGASLLGVYPVVGALAVTVLGSLGIEWVRQRHRAHSDMGLAIVFYAGMALAVLFSTMNRMGGNSLLSVLFGSILTVTPEDVWSMVGCGLVVGFLLLKMAPKLLCMAFDEEMAYVSGMPVRKLNCLFSILMAVVVVLGMRIVGILLVSALMIVPVAAALQFHKGFRVTLLLAELFALVSVIGGLSVSFYLDMAPGGTIVLCCILLYLAAGLAAKAFCKE; translated from the coding sequence GTGGAAGCATTTAGCTATGATTTTATGCAGCGCGCTTTAGCGGCAGGACTTGTGATTGCCTTGTTGTGTCCGTTAATTGGCTTTTTTGTGGTGGTCCGCAGGCAATCTCTGATTGGAGACGGCTTGGGGCATCTGGCTTTTGCTGGCGTTACCGGCGCCTCTTTGTTGGGGGTATATCCAGTAGTCGGCGCTTTGGCGGTGACGGTTCTCGGCTCATTGGGCATTGAATGGGTTAGGCAGCGGCATCGAGCGCACAGCGATATGGGTTTAGCGATTGTGTTTTACGCCGGTATGGCGTTGGCGGTACTGTTCAGCACTATGAACCGTATGGGCGGAAACTCTCTTTTAAGCGTTCTTTTTGGCAGTATACTGACGGTGACGCCAGAAGATGTTTGGAGTATGGTTGGCTGTGGACTTGTCGTAGGTTTTTTGTTGTTAAAAATGGCGCCTAAATTATTATGTATGGCTTTTGATGAGGAAATGGCTTATGTATCCGGCATGCCTGTGCGGAAACTGAACTGTCTGTTTAGTATTTTAATGGCCGTAGTAGTTGTTTTAGGCATGCGTATTGTCGGCATTCTGTTGGTCAGCGCGCTGATGATTGTACCAGTAGCCGCGGCTTTGCAATTTCATAAAGGTTTTCGCGTTACCTTGCTATTGGCGGAGCTTTTTGCTCTTGTATCCGTTATTGGCGGCCTAAGCGTATCCTTTTATCTGGATATGGCGCCCGGCGGAACTATTGTTCTTTGCTGCATTTTGTTGTATTTGGCTGCCGGTTTGGCAGCTAAAGCATTTTGCAAAGAATAA
- a CDS encoding methyl-accepting chemotaxis protein yields MHQAAEILNSFCAVAEYIPQLVNHKMGMVVCDRECWIAVNSIEELRKQVCLGEPIKSGSAVHQAMQLKRRVCVHVDKVVYGIPYVAVSMPIYAGDVIVGAVAIHESLETASILLDSAAELQEAAAMMKVVIDKVHEDAQSLAGVGGLLKQLSGEAQKHVKGTDQVLNFIKNVASQTNLLGLNAAIEAARVGELGRGFGVVAEEVRKLAVDSAGSAGQIETILKEIGSSIGKISNEIVRIESLAEQQAQELSGVTDHGRRLIELSVRLNELAGSLNCSEK; encoded by the coding sequence ATGCATCAGGCTGCAGAAATATTGAACTCCTTTTGCGCGGTTGCGGAATACATACCCCAGCTTGTCAATCATAAAATGGGCATGGTTGTTTGTGACCGAGAATGTTGGATCGCTGTTAACTCTATAGAGGAACTACGTAAGCAGGTCTGCTTGGGAGAACCGATAAAGTCAGGTTCGGCGGTACATCAAGCAATGCAGCTCAAACGTCGGGTTTGCGTACATGTAGATAAAGTAGTTTATGGCATACCTTATGTTGCCGTCAGTATGCCGATTTATGCTGGGGATGTGATTGTAGGAGCCGTAGCCATTCATGAATCTTTGGAGACGGCGTCCATTTTGTTGGACTCAGCGGCGGAACTGCAAGAAGCGGCTGCTATGATGAAAGTGGTTATCGACAAGGTGCATGAAGACGCCCAATCGTTGGCCGGTGTCGGCGGCCTTTTAAAACAGTTGTCGGGGGAAGCGCAGAAACATGTCAAAGGGACGGATCAGGTATTGAATTTTATCAAGAACGTCGCCAGTCAAACTAATTTGCTGGGTTTGAACGCTGCTATTGAAGCGGCGCGCGTTGGCGAATTGGGGCGAGGCTTTGGCGTAGTAGCGGAAGAAGTGCGTAAGTTGGCTGTGGATAGTGCTGGGTCGGCAGGACAAATTGAGACCATTCTGAAGGAAATTGGCAGCAGTATCGGCAAGATCAGCAATGAAATTGTACGGATTGAGTCGCTGGCGGAGCAGCAGGCGCAGGAGCTTTCCGGCGTTACCGATCATGGAAGGCGTCTTATCGAATTGTCAGTACGTTTGAACGAACTAGCCGGGAGTTTGAATTGCTCAGAAAAATAG